A portion of the Amia ocellicauda isolate fAmiCal2 chromosome 22, fAmiCal2.hap1, whole genome shotgun sequence genome contains these proteins:
- the sbno2b gene encoding strawberry notch homolog 2b isoform X3: protein MSQMQFWIKYYSQRGGSLFKDLSVIDELSNTSLFSSPADSLSEYADTQNFLNPDNLTHVPTLWDINTPSQNQNQPELNTSRFQGLSSLEDISAIINTPPLGPYQPPPRVAPAVEEEEEADDEETEELGHVETYADYKPSKSTIGISHPDIVVETNTLSSVPPPDITYTLSIPETTIKSGLLSALQLEAIIYACQQHEVILQNGQRAGFLIGDGAGVGKGRTVAGIILENFLKGRKKALWFSVSNDLKYDAERDLKDIEAPNIPVHALNKIKYGDTATSEGVLFATYSALIGESQAGGQHRTRLKQILDWCKPGFDGVIVFDECHKAKNATSTKMGKAVLDLQSKLPLARVVYASATGASEPKNMIYMSRLGIWGEGTPFKTFDDFLHAIEKRGVGAMEIVAMDMKVSGMYIARQLSFSGVSFRIEEISLDNDFMMVYNKAARLWAEALAVFQRAADELGLVSRKSLWGQFWSSHQRFFKYLCIAAKVRRLVELAKKELVAGKCIVIGLQSTGEARTREVLDENDGHLDRFVSAAEGVFQSLVLKHFPSEKQKREKGAGNKRKRKPKGRQQKYPKHCMEIGGVINISDDSSTESDGLDSDSNSSPESLLDNDDVIFVNHTNCHTAKLEDMKQDLLDKIASLGKELPLNTLDELIDKFGGPEHVSEMTGRKGRVVRRVDGSVRYESRAEQGLTIDHVNIREKKRFMDGEKLVAIISEAASSGISLQADKRVKNQKRRVHMTLELPWSADRAIQQFGRTHRSNQVTAPEYIFLISELAGERRFASIVAKRLESLGALTHGDRRATESRDLSKYNFENKYGTKALDKITKAILGQIESKVPPPKGYPGGDAMFFRDMKRGMMDVGIFCKEPRFGINTEKDCSITKFLNRILGLEVHKQNSLFQYFTDNFDYLIEKDKKEGKYDMGILDLAPGNDEIYEETQEKFLTSGNPQDGQVVLYKISVDRGMNWEEAYGKSQKLAGPDEGFYLSYRLRGNHSCVLLAEQGRGRNFNLYKPNIGKQAQPESLEKLLKKYRRVTPEEAQESWEYQFKFSFQKCSHANWNGKCKQIEEGHECWQGMRLRQYHMLCGALLRVWKRVADVVSDITSSSILQIVRLKTKQHNKQVGIKIPENCVARVRDELTQMDEEVKRRRREREQRAQEQRALQEQRAQEQRAQEQRAQEQQAQEQRAHSFLQNLYARQVPLDLSNPHSLLSSLPAMSTLSSLGMLPLRNHVNSLEEILDLTTSPSPTPDSGTGLGTTGALPPPEDFSLESFISHTQLSSLHTQQQQQQQQQQQQQQQQQETQAALSNLSTQDFLDAFSFDDAALSLPPSYPLSTQAAPSSSAPAPSKASTSHPTAASSPVPFASPLAPAQSAPSLPNGHCSGSDAINVREVLDIMLRTNPERQSVIQFRLPSEEPLGRGELGVVGQLCGCREAGLPCLHARAQWDCN from the exons ATGTCTCAGATGCAGTTTTGGATTAAGTACTACTCTCAGCGGGGAGGGTCCCTGTTCAAG GATCTCTCCGTCATCGATGAGCTGTCCAACACTTCCCTCTTCTCCTCGCCTGCCGACTCCCTGTCGGAGTACGCGGACACCCAGAACTTCCTGAACCCTGACAACCTGACGCATGTGCCCACACTATGGGACATCAACACGCCCTCCCAGAACCAGAATCAGCCAGAG CTGAATACCAGCAGGTTTCAGGGATTAAGCAGTTTGGAAGATATCTCTGCCATTATCAACACCCCCCCTCTGGGTCCATATCAG CCGCCCCCCCGTgtcgctcctgctgtggaggaggaagaggaagcgGACGATGAGGAGACCGAGGAGCTGGGACATGTGGAGACCTACGCTGACTACAAACCATCAAAAT CCACAATAGGAATCTCACACCCGGACATCGTGGTGGAAACGAACACGTTGTCCAGCGTGCCCCCTCCTGACATCACATACACCCTGTCCATTCCCGAAACCACTATCAAGAGCGGACTTCTCTCTGCCCTGCAGCTGGAGGCCATCATATACGCCTGCCAG CAACACGAGGTGATCCTGCAGAACGGCCAGCGGGCGGGCTTCCTGATCGGAGATGGTGCGGGCGTGGGCAAGGGCCGCACGGTGGCTGGCATCATCTTGGAAAACTTCTTAAAGGGAAGAAAGAAAGCATTATG GTTCAGTGTCTCCAACGACCTAAAATACGACGCTGAGagagatctcaaagacatagaGGCTCCGAATATCCCTGTGCATGCCTTAAACAAG ATTAAGTATGGTGACACAGCTACCTCAGAAGGAGTCCTGTTTGCTACGTACTCGGCGTTGATTGGAGAGAGCCAGGCGGGCGGACAGCACCGAACCAGACTGAAGCAGATCTTAGACTGGTGCAAGCCCGGCTTCGATGGAGTT ATTGTGTTTGACGAATGCCATAAAGCCAAAAACGCCACATCCACAAAGATGGGCAAGGCTGTCCTGGACCTGCAGAGCAAGCTGCCGCTGGCCAGGGTGGTGTATGCCAGTGCCACAG GTGCCTCTGAGCCAAAGAACATGATATATATGAGCCGGCTGGGAATCTGGGGGGAGGGGACTCCTTTCAAGACGTTCGATGACTTCCTGCACGCCATCGAGAAAAG GGGAGTGGGCGCCATGGAGATAGTTGCGATGGACATGAAAGTGAGCGGGATGTACATCGCCCGGCAGCTCAGCTTTTCGGGAGTGTCTTTCCGCATCGAGGAGATCAGCCTGGACAACGACTTCATGATGGTCTACAACAAGGCGGCCAGGCTG TGGGCCGAGGCCCTGGCGGTGTTCCAGCGCGCGGCCGACGAGCTGGGCCTGGTCTCCCGCAAGTCCCTGTGGGGTCAGTTCTGGTCATCGCACCAGCGCTTCTTCAAATACCTCTGCATCGCTGCCAAAGTGCGCCGCCTGGTGGAGCTGGCCAAGAAGGAGCTGGTGGCAGGCAAG TGCATTGTGATCGGGCTGCAGTCAACGGGGGAGGCCCGCACGAGAGAAGTCCTGGACGAGAATGATGGGCATCTGGACCGGTTTGTCTCCGCAGCAGA GGGTGTCTTTCAGTCTCTGGTGCTGAAGCACTTCCCGTCCGAGAAGcagaagagagagaagggagccGGGAACAAAAGGAAAC GTAAGCCGAAAGGCCGGCAGCAGAAGTACCCAAAGCACTGCATGGAGATCGGGGGCGTTATCAACATCAGCGACGACAGCAGCACCGAGTCGGACGGCCTGGACAGCGACTCCAACTCCTCCCCCGAGTCCCTCCTGGACAACGACGACGTCATCTTCGTCAATCACACTAACTGTCACACTG CAAAACTAGAAGATATGAAGCAAGATCTTCTGGACAAGATTGCAAGCCTCGGAAAGGAACTACCTCTCAACACCCTGGATGAACTGATAGACAAGTTCGGAGGGCCTGAACACGTGTCGGAG ATGACAGGGCGGAAGGGGCGTGTGGTCCGGCGGGTGGACGGCAGCGTGAGGTACGAGTCCCGCGCAGAGCAGGGCCTGACCATCGACCACGTCAACATCCGGGAGAAGAAGCGCTTCATGGACGGGGAGAAG CTCGTCGCCATCATCTCGGAGGCGGCCAGCTCGGGGATCTCGCTGCAGGCTGACAAGCGGGTCAAGAATCAGAAGCGCCGAGTCCACATGACCCTGGAGCTGCCCTGGAGCGCCGACCGCGCCATCCAGCAATTCG GTCGAACTCACCGCTCTAACCAGGTCACAGCGCCCGAGTACATCTTCCTAATCTCGGAGCTGGCAGGGGAAAGACGTTTCGCCTCCATAGTGGCCAAGCGGCTGGAGAGCCTG GGGGCCTTGACTCACGGAGACAGGAGGGCGACGGAGTCCAGAGACCTGAGCAAGTACAACTTTGAAAACAAG TACGGCACCAAGGCGCTGGACAAGATCACCAAAGCCATCCTGGGGCAGATTGAGAGCAAGGTCCCCCCTCCGAAAGGCTACCCAGGTGGCGACGCCATGTTCTTCAGAG ACATGAAGCGAGGGATGATGGACGTGGGCATTTTCTGCAAAGAGCCGCGATTTGGCATCAACACAGAGAAAG ACTGCAGCATCACCAAGTTCCTCAACCGCATCCTGGGCCTGGAAGTGCACAAACAGAACTCGCTGTTCCAGTACTTCACGGACAACTTTGACTACCTGATCGAGAAGGACAAGAAGGAGGGGAAATACGACATGGGCATTCTAG ACCTGGCTCCAGGGAACGATGAGATCTATGAGGAGACGCAGGAGAAGTTTCTGACCTCAGGAAACCCCCAGGACGGGCAGGTGGTGCTGTATAAG ATCAGTGTGGATCGAGGAATGAACTGggaagaggcctatggcaaatCTCAGAAACTCGCCGGTCCTGACGAAGGATTCTATCTCTCCTACAGG CTACGGGGGAACCACTCGTGTGTGCTGCTGGCGGAGCAGGGTCGGGGCAGGAACTTCAACCTCTACAAGCCCAACATCGGCAAGCAGGCGCAGCCGGAGAGCCTGGAGAAGCTGCTCAAGAAATACCGCAGG GTGACGCCGGAAGAGGCCCAGGAATCGTGGGAATACCAGTTTAAGTTCTCCTTCCAGAAGTGCAGCCACGCCAACTG GAATGGGAAGTGCAAGCAGATCGAGGAGGGGCACGAGTGCTGGCAGGGCATGCGGCTGCGTCAGTACCACATGCTGTGCGGCGCCCTGCTGCGCGTCTGGAAGAGGGTGGCAGATGTGGTCTCGGACATCACCAGTTCCAGCATCCTGCAGATCGTCCGGCTCAAGACCAAACAGCACAACAAGCAAGTCG GTATCAAGATCCCAGAGAACTGCGTGGCCCGGGTGCGGGACGAACTCACACAGATGGACGAGGAGGTGAAGAGGAGGCGCCGGGAGAGGGAGCAGCGAGCGCAGGAGCAGCGGGCCCTGCAGGAGCAGCGGGCGCAGGAGCAGCGGGCGCAGGAGCAGCGGGCACAGGAGCAGCAGGCCCAGGAGCAGCGGGCGCACAGCTTCCTGCAAAACCTTTACGCCAGGCAGGTGCCCCTTGACCTCTCCAATCCCCATTCCCTGCTATCCAGTCTCCCCGCCATGTCCACTCTGTCCAGCCTGGGCATGCTGCCCCTCAGGAACCACGTCAACTCCTTGGAGGAAATCCTGGACCTCACCACcagcccctcccccaccccagaCAGTGGCACGGGGCTGGGCACGACGGGCGCCCTCCCACCGCCGGAGGACTTCAGCTTGGAGTCGTTCATCTCGCACACGCAGCTGAGCAGCCTGCAcacacaacaacagcagcagcagcagcagcagcagcagcagcagcagcaacagcaagagACCCAGGCGGCTCTGTCTAACCTGTCCACGCAGGACTTCCTGGACGCCTTCTCCTTCGACGACGCGGCCCTGAGCCTCCCGCCCTCCTACCCGCTCTCCACGCAGGCCGCCCCGTCCTCCTCCGCCCCCGCCCCCAGCAAGGCCTCCACGTCCCACCCCACCGCGGCCTCCTCCCCGGTCCCCTTCGCCTCCCCCCTGGCCCCAGCCCAATCGGCGCCCTCGCTGCCCAACGGCCACTGCAGCGGCAGCGACGCCATCAACGTCCGCGAGGTCCTGGACATCATGCTGCGGACCAACCCGGAGCGCCAGTCGGTCATCCAGTTCCGGCTACCCAGCGAGGAGCCTCTGGGTCGGGGCGAGCTGGGGGTGGtggggcagctgtgtggctGCAGGGAAGCGGGGCTGCCGTGTTTGCACGCCCGGGCACAGTGGGATTGCAACTAG